One Mycolicibacter sp. MU0083 DNA window includes the following coding sequences:
- a CDS encoding TMEM165/GDT1 family protein yields the protein MLAAMLISAGVVFLAELGDKSQLITMTYALRHRWWVVLSGVAIAAFAIHGISVTVGHFLGLTLPARPIAAVAGVAFLGFAAWTWREGIGSAPGETAVREPRFVLFAVVSSVLLAELGDKTMLATVALASDRNWLGVWLGATAGMVLADAVAIAVGTVLHRRLPAHLLHTMAGLLFLAFGLWILLDEALCCRPAAVASLAALAAVTAATAVLRAGRRRSTAPSGDASGAR from the coding sequence ATGCTTGCCGCCATGCTGATCAGCGCGGGGGTGGTGTTCCTCGCCGAGCTCGGCGACAAGTCCCAGCTGATCACCATGACCTATGCGCTGCGGCACCGGTGGTGGGTGGTGCTCAGCGGGGTGGCGATCGCCGCGTTCGCCATCCACGGCATCTCGGTCACGGTCGGGCACTTCCTGGGGCTGACCCTGCCCGCACGCCCGATCGCGGCGGTCGCCGGTGTCGCCTTCCTGGGCTTCGCGGCATGGACGTGGCGGGAGGGCATCGGTTCGGCGCCGGGCGAGACGGCGGTCCGCGAGCCCCGCTTCGTGCTGTTCGCGGTGGTGTCCTCGGTGCTGTTGGCCGAACTCGGCGACAAGACGATGCTGGCGACGGTGGCCCTGGCCAGTGACCGCAACTGGCTCGGCGTCTGGCTGGGGGCCACCGCCGGCATGGTGCTGGCCGATGCGGTGGCGATCGCCGTCGGCACGGTGCTGCACCGCCGGCTGCCCGCGCATCTGTTGCACACCATGGCCGGACTGCTCTTCTTGGCGTTCGGTCTGTGGATCCTGCTCGACGAAGCCCTGTGCTGTCGCCCGGCGGCGGTCGCATCGCTCGCCGCGCTGGCGGCGGTGACCGCCGCGACGGCGGTTCTGCGGGCCGGTCGCCGCCGCTCCACGGCGCCCTCCGGGGACGCTTCCGGTGCCCGCTAG
- a CDS encoding transcriptional regulator has protein sequence MSATFAVRLNRLFDVVYPPGRGPHTSAEVIAALKAEGVTMSAPYLSQLRSGNRTNPSTTTMAALANFFRIKPAFFTDDDYYTKLDAELSWLEAVRDEGVRRIATRAIGLSPEAQQEVLAHIDELRGKEHLSA, from the coding sequence ATGAGCGCGACGTTCGCGGTCCGACTCAACCGTCTTTTCGATGTGGTCTACCCACCCGGTCGCGGGCCGCACACGTCCGCCGAAGTGATCGCGGCACTCAAAGCCGAAGGTGTCACGATGTCGGCTCCCTATCTGTCCCAGCTCCGCTCGGGTAACCGGACGAATCCGTCCACCACCACGATGGCCGCGTTGGCCAACTTCTTCCGGATCAAGCCCGCGTTCTTCACCGACGACGACTACTACACCAAGCTCGACGCCGAATTGTCCTGGCTGGAAGCCGTTCGCGACGAAGGGGTACGCCGCATCGCGACCCGGGCGATCGGGCTGTCGCCGGAAGCCCAGCAGGAAGTGCTGGCCCACATCGACGAACTCCGCGGCAAGGAGCACCTCAGCGCCTGA
- a CDS encoding DUF6474 family protein: MGLFRKRKSRATRRAEARALKARAKLEARLSAKGEAKRFKASQRAEARALKAQVKSDRSRDRATVKAAESQLKAARDGRVLSPARIRRVLTVTRMLAPVVVPLAYRAAMAVRGLIDEQRAAGLGVPLARIGEFSGNVPRLSARIAGAEKTLRSVADRRPKDPETKQFVAAITERLADLATAVTAIENMPADRRRLAAISISDQLDGIDADLMARLGLPS; the protein is encoded by the coding sequence ATGGGCCTGTTCAGAAAACGCAAGAGCCGCGCGACCCGACGGGCCGAGGCGCGTGCACTCAAAGCCCGCGCCAAGCTCGAGGCACGCCTGTCGGCCAAGGGCGAGGCCAAGCGTTTCAAGGCCTCCCAACGCGCGGAGGCCCGGGCCCTGAAAGCCCAGGTCAAGTCCGACCGCAGCCGCGATCGCGCCACCGTGAAGGCCGCCGAGAGCCAGCTGAAGGCCGCCCGCGACGGCCGGGTGCTGTCGCCGGCCCGGATCCGGCGGGTGCTGACCGTCACCCGGATGCTCGCGCCGGTCGTGGTACCGCTGGCCTACCGTGCCGCGATGGCGGTGCGGGGCCTGATCGACGAGCAGCGCGCCGCCGGTCTCGGGGTGCCGCTGGCCCGCATCGGGGAGTTCTCCGGGAATGTGCCCCGGTTGTCGGCACGGATCGCCGGGGCCGAGAAGACCCTGCGCTCGGTGGCCGATCGCAGGCCCAAGGATCCCGAGACCAAGCAGTTCGTCGCGGCGATCACCGAACGGTTGGCGGACCTCGCGACGGCCGTCACCGCCATCGAGAACATGCCGGCGGACCGCCGCCGGCTCGCCGCGATCTCGATCAGCGACCAGCTCGACGGGATCGACGCCGATCTGATGGCCCGACTGGGGTTGCCGTCATGA
- a CDS encoding YcnI family protein, with product MIAAGSFAGAAPVWAHVHANSPGAVRGAMAIVTFEVPNESPTGSATTELTVTLPDVASARTETKPGWTARLDRDAATGAVRSVTWTATAGGIGADEFGQFQIKMKMPDTDTVDFPAAQRYADGTVVRWDQSPPADGGEAERPVPTLALAAGRASASEHHGGHSEPVVSAAPESGPEAAAGPQADNPARLLGGAALLVAAGAATVALGRRRA from the coding sequence GTGATCGCGGCCGGCTCGTTCGCCGGCGCCGCGCCGGTGTGGGCGCATGTGCACGCCAACAGTCCCGGTGCGGTCCGCGGCGCGATGGCGATCGTGACCTTCGAGGTCCCCAATGAGTCGCCGACCGGTTCTGCCACAACCGAACTCACCGTGACGCTGCCCGACGTCGCCTCGGCGCGCACCGAGACCAAACCGGGCTGGACGGCCCGACTGGACCGCGACGCGGCCACCGGCGCGGTGCGGTCGGTGACGTGGACCGCGACCGCCGGCGGGATCGGCGCCGACGAGTTCGGCCAGTTCCAGATCAAGATGAAGATGCCCGACACCGACACGGTGGACTTCCCCGCGGCACAGCGGTACGCCGACGGAACCGTGGTGCGGTGGGACCAGTCGCCGCCGGCGGACGGCGGCGAGGCCGAACGCCCGGTACCCACGCTGGCGCTGGCCGCCGGCCGGGCGTCGGCGTCCGAGCATCACGGCGGGCACTCGGAGCCGGTCGTCTCGGCGGCACCGGAATCCGGCCCCGAAGCCGCTGCCGGCCCGCAGGCCGACAATCCGGCCCGGCTGCTGGGCGGGGCTGCGTTGCTGGTCGCGGCGGGTGCCGCCACGGTCGCGCTGGGTAGGCGGCGGGCATGA
- a CDS encoding copper resistance CopC family protein, protein MIRVLRWAVAGIFALGMLFAATGVAAAHAVLVASDPARDAQLTVGPKRVSATFNEQLQPRFAAMTVVGPDQHLWSTGDTEVKGAVAGVAVRPLGPAGTYTVHYRVTSADGHVVSGSWSFQLTVAGDGEPGPAVTGRDDTRSPLPVRPGEPQEDLPVWPFVAGAVALVAAGLWFNRPRS, encoded by the coding sequence ATGATCCGCGTGCTGCGGTGGGCGGTCGCGGGCATCTTCGCGCTGGGAATGCTGTTCGCCGCGACCGGCGTGGCCGCGGCGCACGCCGTCCTGGTGGCCAGCGACCCGGCCCGCGACGCGCAACTGACCGTCGGCCCGAAGCGGGTCAGCGCGACGTTCAACGAGCAGCTGCAGCCCCGGTTCGCCGCCATGACGGTCGTCGGCCCCGACCAGCACCTGTGGTCCACCGGGGACACCGAGGTCAAGGGCGCGGTCGCCGGCGTCGCGGTGCGGCCGCTGGGGCCGGCCGGCACCTACACCGTGCACTATCGGGTCACCTCCGCCGACGGGCATGTGGTGTCCGGTTCGTGGTCGTTCCAGCTGACCGTCGCCGGTGACGGCGAGCCCGGCCCGGCGGTCACCGGCCGCGACGACACGCGCTCCCCGCTGCCCGTTCGCCCGGGCGAACCGCAGGAGGACCTGCCGGTTTGGCCGTTCGTGGCCGGCGCGGTGGCGCTGGTCGCCGCCGGCCTGTGGTTCAACCGGCCACGGTCCTGA
- a CDS encoding nucleoid-structuring protein H-NS, translating into MTEPQGQPDPESAAPTGADQPDPAPAPQQPPAKKAPAKKAPAKKAPAKAAAKKAPAKKAPAKKAPAKKAPAKPVADTKPADTKPPVAVTPSAATNGSGQLAERAKEAAAQAKSTVDTAPNPISPVPAATQRSTGQLVAAGVVAMFVLLLLRRLLHARKG; encoded by the coding sequence ATGACCGAACCGCAAGGCCAGCCCGACCCCGAATCCGCCGCGCCGACCGGAGCCGACCAGCCCGACCCGGCCCCTGCGCCGCAGCAGCCGCCGGCCAAGAAGGCGCCCGCGAAGAAGGCCCCGGCCAAGAAGGCACCCGCCAAGGCCGCCGCCAAGAAGGCGCCCGCCAAGAAAGCCCCGGCCAAGAAGGCACCGGCGAAGAAGGCGCCCGCCAAGCCGGTCGCGGACACCAAGCCCGCCGACACCAAGCCGCCCGTCGCGGTCACGCCCTCGGCCGCCACCAACGGTTCGGGCCAGCTCGCCGAGCGTGCCAAAGAGGCCGCGGCGCAGGCGAAGTCGACGGTGGACACCGCCCCCAACCCGATCAGCCCGGTGCCGGCGGCGACGCAACGATCCACCGGTCAGCTGGTGGCCGCCGGTGTCGTCGCGATGTTCGTGCTGTTGCTGCTGCGCCGGTTGCTGCACGCCCGCAAGGGCTGA
- the rraA gene encoding ribonuclease E activity regulator RraA, whose protein sequence is MTAEFRPTADLVDDIGADVRSCDLQFRQLGGRPEFAGRISTVRCFEDNALLKSVLSGPGDGGVLVIDGGGSLHTALVGDVIAELARINDWAGLIVHGAVRDAATLRTLDIGIKALGTNPRKSTKTGAGERDVVVEFGGITFVPGEIAYSDDDGIVVV, encoded by the coding sequence GTGACCGCGGAATTCCGGCCCACCGCCGACCTGGTCGACGACATCGGCGCCGACGTACGCAGCTGCGACCTGCAGTTCCGCCAGTTGGGCGGCCGGCCGGAGTTCGCCGGCCGGATCAGCACGGTGCGCTGCTTCGAAGACAACGCACTGCTCAAGTCGGTGCTGTCCGGCCCGGGCGACGGCGGCGTGCTGGTGATCGACGGCGGCGGCTCGCTGCACACCGCGCTGGTCGGCGACGTCATCGCCGAGCTGGCCCGGATCAACGACTGGGCGGGGCTGATCGTGCACGGCGCGGTGCGCGACGCCGCGACCCTGCGCACGCTCGACATCGGGATCAAGGCGCTGGGCACCAATCCGCGTAAGAGCACCAAAACCGGCGCCGGCGAACGCGACGTCGTCGTCGAGTTCGGCGGAATCACGTTCGTCCCCGGCGAGATCGCCTACAGCGACGACGACGGCATCGTCGTCGTCTGA
- a CDS encoding YggS family pyridoxal phosphate-dependent enzyme, translating to MDTTLRERWETLRARVDDACRAAGRDPGEVRVLPVSKTFGPDLIREALDLGLHRFGENKVQEIKDKAAVFGSQEPAPEIDWVMIGHLQTNKAGVVARLAAEVQSLDRPKLAAALDRHLRAENRAIDVLVQIKTSDEPSKYGLEPDLLLPFLDELAGYPTLRVRGLMTLAINTTDPQRVRGCFARLRRLRDTAAEAGHDLPRLSMGMSGDFALAITEGATEVRIGTSLFGARPYPDSYYWPEKN from the coding sequence ATGGACACCACGCTGCGGGAGCGGTGGGAGACGCTCCGGGCCCGCGTCGACGACGCCTGCCGTGCCGCCGGCCGCGATCCCGGCGAGGTGCGGGTGCTGCCGGTGAGCAAGACCTTCGGCCCCGACCTGATCCGGGAGGCGCTGGATCTGGGCCTGCACCGGTTCGGGGAGAACAAGGTCCAGGAGATCAAGGACAAGGCAGCGGTGTTCGGCAGCCAGGAGCCCGCTCCGGAGATCGACTGGGTGATGATCGGGCACCTGCAGACCAACAAGGCCGGGGTGGTGGCGCGGTTGGCCGCCGAGGTGCAATCACTGGACCGGCCCAAGCTGGCCGCGGCGCTGGATCGGCACCTGCGCGCCGAGAACCGGGCCATCGACGTGCTGGTGCAGATCAAGACTTCCGACGAGCCCAGCAAGTACGGCCTGGAACCCGACCTGCTGCTGCCCTTCCTCGACGAGCTGGCGGGCTACCCAACGCTGCGGGTCCGGGGGTTGATGACGCTGGCCATCAACACCACCGACCCGCAGCGGGTCCGCGGTTGTTTCGCCCGGTTGCGGCGGTTGCGCGACACCGCCGCCGAGGCCGGCCACGATCTGCCGCGGCTGTCGATGGGGATGAGCGGTGATTTCGCGTTGGCGATCACCGAAGGGGCGACCGAGGTGCGGATCGGGACGTCGTTGTTCGGCGCCCGACCCTACCCCGATTCCTACTACTGGCCCGAGAAGAACTAA
- a CDS encoding flavin-containing monooxygenase translates to MTEHFDVVIVGAGISGISAAWHLQDRCPNKSYVILEGRENLGGTWDLFKYPGIRSDSDMFTLGFRFKPWRSAQSIADGASIWNYINEAATENGIDKNIRYRHKVTSADWSDADNLWTVTVDNNGEQQQITASFVFACSGYYNYEQGYSPEFPGSDDFGGTIVHPQHWPEDLDYAGKKIVVIGSGATAVTLIPALANSGAGHVTMLQRSPTYVGALPLVDPVAVQANRFLPDKLAHFVNRWKAIGFSTAQYQLARKFPKYMRKTLLTMAKHRLPEGYDVQKHFGPRYNPWDERLCLAPNGDLFKTIRDGKADVVTDTIDTFTKTGIRLNSGQELDADIIITATGLNMQLLGGATLLRNGEPIDLPKTMTYKGLMFSGVPNAAVTFGYTNASWTLKADLVSEFVCRVLNYMDEHGYDRVEPQHPGAAVKEEPFMDFSPGYFRRAMDDLPRSGSEAPWRLKQNYLLDLRLIRHGKVDEKSLKFSKHRAAVNA, encoded by the coding sequence ATGACTGAACACTTCGATGTTGTGATCGTCGGTGCCGGCATCTCCGGCATCAGCGCGGCCTGGCACCTGCAGGACCGCTGCCCGAACAAGAGCTACGTCATCCTGGAAGGCCGGGAGAACCTCGGCGGCACCTGGGATCTGTTCAAATACCCCGGCATCCGGTCGGACTCGGACATGTTCACCCTCGGCTTCCGGTTCAAGCCGTGGCGCTCCGCCCAGAGCATCGCCGACGGGGCATCGATCTGGAACTACATCAACGAGGCCGCCACCGAGAACGGCATCGACAAGAACATCCGCTACCGGCACAAGGTCACCTCGGCCGACTGGTCCGATGCCGACAACCTGTGGACCGTCACCGTCGACAACAACGGCGAACAGCAGCAGATCACCGCGTCGTTCGTCTTCGCCTGCAGCGGCTACTACAACTACGAGCAGGGCTACTCGCCGGAGTTCCCCGGTTCGGACGACTTCGGCGGCACCATCGTGCACCCGCAGCACTGGCCCGAAGACCTCGACTACGCGGGCAAGAAGATCGTCGTCATCGGCAGTGGCGCCACCGCGGTGACCCTGATCCCCGCACTGGCCAACTCCGGCGCCGGCCACGTCACCATGCTGCAGCGCTCCCCGACCTACGTCGGCGCACTGCCCCTGGTGGACCCGGTCGCGGTGCAGGCCAACCGGTTCCTGCCGGACAAGCTCGCGCACTTCGTCAACCGCTGGAAGGCCATCGGCTTCTCCACCGCGCAATACCAGCTGGCCCGCAAGTTCCCGAAGTACATGCGCAAGACCCTGCTGACCATGGCCAAGCATCGGCTGCCCGAGGGTTACGACGTGCAGAAGCACTTCGGGCCCCGCTACAACCCGTGGGACGAGCGACTGTGTCTGGCCCCCAACGGCGACCTGTTCAAGACCATCCGCGACGGTAAGGCCGACGTCGTCACCGACACCATCGACACCTTCACCAAGACCGGCATCCGGCTGAACTCCGGCCAGGAACTCGACGCCGACATCATCATCACCGCGACCGGCCTGAACATGCAGCTGCTCGGTGGCGCCACCCTGCTGCGCAACGGCGAGCCGATCGACCTGCCCAAGACCATGACCTACAAGGGCCTGATGTTCTCCGGGGTGCCCAACGCCGCCGTCACCTTCGGCTACACCAACGCGTCGTGGACCCTCAAGGCCGACCTGGTATCGGAATTCGTCTGCCGGGTGCTCAACTACATGGACGAGCACGGTTACGACCGGGTCGAGCCGCAGCACCCCGGTGCCGCGGTGAAGGAAGAGCCGTTCATGGACTTCAGCCCCGGCTACTTCCGCCGGGCGATGGACGACCTGCCGCGGTCGGGTTCGGAGGCGCCGTGGCGGCTCAAGCAGAACTACCTGCTGGACCTGCGGCTGATCCGGCACGGCAAGGTCGACGAGAAGTCGCTGAAGTTCAGCAAGCACCGCGCCGCGGTGAACGCTTAG
- a CDS encoding PE family protein: protein MSSVGAFLALGMSPLAAAPAQADFDWLDPFGLFDAGVETGVPGAADFSDIDWGGLFVGDSEAWTNFDDIVFQSIYNPMQEMLGDDDFVAMLAPLNDMFATADSCGVICNGSDAYLNDDGDLVAAQNGGAWFGDGGNGLDGSDGGAAGFIGNGGTGGDAAAGVTVDVDGVLYAGSGGDGGAGGSWMGYGGLGGNGGNAFVDGDGTVVLAGNGGNGGDAAGYWGIGNGGDGGIGGAGLDGTLDNAATAGGNGGNGGNAGPHTGNGGNGGAGGVGGQGLAGETDANGNGTIGGEGAAGGNGGTGGLGGEIFGNGGNGGAGGAGGQGGTGGAGANGEDGDFETGDGNGTDGGDGGAGGNGGVGGNGGAAGLNFKEGSGSAGANGVGGNGGKGGDVGLGGNGGNGAAGTADNPDGGNAGNGGDPGDAAGLGGAGGVGAGTGDSKADDGAAGADGTITAIVSGNGGQGGAGYDAAADANAAAGTSGGSGGAGGNGGKWGNGGNGGAGGNGVEGAAGTANDLNGTNGGNGGNAGAGGDSGELDENVAGNAGLAGNGADGGAGANATVAGANGGNGGSGGDAGNGAAGGASANGTAGTDSDGGVAGNGAIGGDGAKGTDGVGTTSAFDAASDGQAGGSGGQGGNGGAGGAGGGENGVGTDGGNGAAGGNGADGGVGGYTTHGDDLGHPEQVHNIGIGGQGGAGGDGGSGGAAGAGTANGAGGNAGNGGNGGTGGTGGSGGDLTDTGYIDSAGNTSLGNPANIAGAGGAGGNGGDGFVAGNGGNGGDGGNDDFAAGSNGGQGGAGGDGGDGIGDGSVGGDGGAGGNGGDGSDIRWGYPGPGAPPSSISNGTTSTSGPVDNAQGGDGGDGGNGGVGDAANGTGGTGGEGGTVITPDLPTGPGSIGAHDGEINGGAGATGGTGATNGSNGADGNDGA, encoded by the coding sequence GTGTCGTCGGTCGGCGCGTTCCTGGCGCTCGGGATGTCGCCGCTGGCGGCCGCTCCGGCGCAGGCGGACTTCGACTGGCTGGACCCGTTCGGGTTGTTCGACGCCGGCGTCGAGACCGGGGTTCCCGGTGCCGCCGACTTCAGCGACATCGACTGGGGCGGCCTGTTCGTCGGTGACTCCGAGGCCTGGACGAACTTCGACGACATCGTGTTCCAGTCGATCTACAACCCGATGCAGGAGATGCTCGGCGACGACGACTTCGTCGCGATGCTCGCCCCGCTCAACGACATGTTCGCCACCGCGGACTCCTGTGGCGTGATCTGCAACGGTTCCGACGCCTATCTCAACGACGACGGTGACCTGGTCGCCGCCCAGAACGGTGGCGCCTGGTTCGGTGACGGCGGCAACGGCCTGGACGGCTCCGACGGCGGCGCGGCCGGCTTCATCGGCAACGGAGGTACCGGTGGCGACGCGGCCGCGGGTGTGACCGTGGACGTCGACGGTGTGCTCTACGCCGGTTCCGGCGGTGACGGTGGCGCCGGTGGCTCGTGGATGGGCTACGGCGGCCTGGGTGGCAACGGTGGCAACGCGTTCGTCGACGGCGACGGCACCGTGGTGCTGGCCGGCAACGGCGGCAACGGCGGCGACGCCGCGGGCTACTGGGGCATCGGCAACGGTGGCGACGGCGGTATCGGCGGCGCCGGCCTGGACGGAACCCTCGACAACGCGGCCACCGCCGGTGGTAACGGCGGCAACGGTGGTAACGCCGGTCCGCACACCGGTAACGGCGGTAACGGTGGCGCCGGTGGCGTCGGCGGCCAGGGACTGGCGGGCGAGACCGACGCCAACGGCAACGGCACGATCGGCGGCGAGGGTGCTGCCGGTGGTAACGGCGGCACCGGTGGTCTCGGTGGCGAGATCTTCGGCAACGGCGGTAACGGTGGCGCCGGTGGCGCCGGCGGCCAGGGCGGTACCGGCGGCGCCGGTGCCAACGGTGAAGACGGTGACTTCGAAACCGGCGACGGCAACGGCACCGACGGTGGCGACGGCGGCGCCGGCGGTAACGGTGGCGTCGGCGGTAACGGCGGCGCGGCCGGCCTGAACTTCAAGGAAGGCAGCGGTTCGGCCGGTGCCAACGGTGTCGGCGGCAACGGTGGCAAGGGCGGCGACGTCGGCCTCGGTGGCAACGGCGGCAACGGTGCGGCCGGCACCGCGGACAACCCCGACGGCGGCAACGCCGGTAACGGCGGCGACCCCGGTGACGCCGCGGGCCTCGGCGGCGCGGGCGGCGTGGGTGCCGGCACGGGCGACAGCAAGGCCGACGACGGCGCGGCCGGTGCCGACGGCACCATCACCGCGATCGTCTCCGGCAACGGTGGCCAGGGTGGCGCCGGTTACGACGCGGCGGCCGACGCCAACGCGGCCGCCGGGACCTCCGGTGGTTCCGGTGGCGCCGGTGGTAACGGCGGTAAGTGGGGCAACGGTGGCAACGGTGGCGCCGGTGGCAACGGTGTCGAGGGTGCGGCCGGTACCGCGAACGACCTGAACGGCACCAACGGCGGTAACGGCGGTAACGCCGGTGCCGGCGGTGACTCCGGTGAGCTGGACGAGAACGTCGCCGGTAACGCGGGTCTGGCCGGCAACGGCGCCGACGGCGGTGCGGGTGCCAACGCCACCGTCGCGGGTGCCAACGGCGGCAACGGCGGTTCCGGTGGCGACGCCGGTAACGGTGCGGCCGGCGGTGCGTCGGCCAACGGCACGGCGGGCACCGACAGCGACGGCGGTGTGGCCGGTAACGGTGCCATCGGTGGTGACGGTGCAAAGGGCACCGACGGTGTCGGCACCACGTCGGCGTTCGACGCTGCGTCCGATGGCCAGGCCGGCGGTAGCGGTGGCCAGGGTGGTAACGGTGGCGCCGGTGGCGCCGGTGGCGGCGAGAACGGTGTGGGCACCGACGGCGGTAACGGTGCGGCCGGTGGTAACGGCGCCGACGGCGGTGTCGGGGGCTACACCACGCACGGGGACGACCTCGGACACCCGGAGCAGGTGCACAACATCGGTATCGGCGGTCAGGGCGGCGCCGGCGGCGACGGCGGTAGCGGCGGCGCGGCCGGTGCCGGCACGGCCAACGGTGCCGGCGGCAACGCCGGTAACGGTGGTAACGGCGGCACGGGTGGTACCGGTGGCAGCGGTGGCGACCTCACCGACACCGGGTACATCGACAGCGCCGGTAACACCAGCCTGGGTAACCCGGCCAACATCGCCGGTGCCGGTGGCGCCGGTGGTAACGGTGGCGACGGCTTCGTCGCCGGTAACGGCGGTAATGGCGGTGACGGCGGCAACGACGACTTCGCGGCCGGTTCCAACGGTGGCCAGGGTGGCGCCGGTGGTGACGGCGGCGACGGCATCGGCGACGGCAGCGTCGGTGGTGACGGCGGTGCCGGCGGTAACGGTGGCGACGGTAGCGACATCCGCTGGGGCTACCCCGGCCCGGGTGCTCCGCCGTCGAGCATCAGCAACGGCACCACCAGCACCTCGGGTCCGGTCGACAACGCCCAGGGCGGTGACGGCGGGGACGGTGGCAACGGCGGCGTCGGCGACGCGGCCAACGGCACCGGTGGTACCGGCGGTGAGGGCGGCACGGTCATCACCCCCGACCTGCCGACCGGTCCGGGATCCATCGGCGCCCACGACGGTGAGATCAACGGTGGCGCGGGTGCCACCGGCGGCACCGGCGCGACCAACGGCAGCAACGGCGCCGACGGCAACGACGGCGCATAA
- a CDS encoding flavin-containing monooxygenase: MAEHLDVVVVGAGLSGISAAWHLQRHCPAKTYAVLECRADLGGTWDLFRYPGVRSDSDMFSYAFRFKPWTADTTIADGATILNYLRETVEENGIDAHIRYGHRLVAADWSDADAVWRLTVQRDGETVEISCGFLVACSGYYDYQHPCAPEFPGAEDFAGPLIHPQHWPAGLDCTGKKIAVIGSGATAVTLIPALVEAGAGHVTMVQRSPGYIGLLRSVDPMARRLNRLLPARLAAALNRWGYIVGQVGVYQASRRFPAIMRRALQAMARRRLPADFDVGTHFGPRYQPWDQRLCLAPDGDLFAALSAGRADVATGEIERFTAAGIRLRSGVEVPADLIVTATGLNLRLLGGAQLCRNGVPIRLADTVAYRGMMLSGVPNFAFTLGYGNASWTLKADLVSGFVCRVLNHLDSRGCATVIPQEPEPGVPRRPMVAQLSGYVLRGLGELPRASSRHPWRLHENYLLDTVLIRYYAIDRRHLRFA, from the coding sequence GTGGCCGAACACCTCGACGTCGTGGTCGTCGGCGCCGGGCTGTCCGGCATCAGCGCTGCGTGGCACCTGCAACGGCACTGCCCGGCGAAGACTTACGCCGTCCTGGAGTGCCGCGCCGACCTGGGCGGCACCTGGGATTTGTTCCGCTATCCCGGTGTGCGTTCGGACTCGGACATGTTCAGCTACGCCTTCCGGTTCAAGCCGTGGACGGCGGACACCACGATCGCCGACGGTGCCACGATCCTGAACTATCTGCGCGAGACCGTCGAGGAGAACGGCATCGACGCGCACATCCGCTACGGCCACCGGTTGGTGGCGGCCGACTGGAGCGACGCCGACGCGGTGTGGCGCCTGACCGTGCAGCGCGACGGCGAAACCGTCGAGATCAGTTGCGGATTCCTGGTCGCCTGTAGCGGTTACTACGACTACCAGCACCCCTGTGCGCCGGAGTTCCCGGGCGCCGAGGACTTCGCCGGGCCGCTGATCCACCCGCAGCACTGGCCGGCCGGTTTGGACTGCACCGGTAAGAAGATCGCGGTGATCGGGTCGGGCGCCACCGCGGTGACCCTGATCCCGGCGCTGGTGGAGGCGGGAGCGGGCCACGTCACCATGGTCCAGCGGTCCCCGGGTTATATCGGGCTGCTGCGGTCGGTCGATCCGATGGCGCGACGGCTGAACCGGTTGCTGCCGGCACGACTGGCGGCCGCGCTGAACCGCTGGGGCTACATCGTCGGACAGGTCGGCGTCTACCAGGCCAGCCGCCGGTTCCCGGCGATCATGCGCCGGGCGCTGCAGGCGATGGCGCGGCGCCGCCTGCCCGCGGACTTCGATGTCGGCACCCACTTCGGTCCGCGCTACCAGCCCTGGGACCAGCGATTGTGCCTGGCGCCCGACGGCGACCTCTTCGCGGCGCTCAGCGCCGGGCGGGCCGATGTCGCCACCGGCGAGATCGAGCGGTTCACCGCCGCCGGGATCCGGCTGCGCTCCGGGGTCGAGGTGCCCGCCGACCTGATCGTCACCGCGACCGGGCTGAATCTGCGACTGCTCGGCGGGGCGCAGCTGTGCCGCAACGGGGTGCCGATCCGTCTCGCCGACACGGTCGCCTATCGCGGGATGATGCTGAGCGGGGTGCCGAACTTCGCCTTTACCCTGGGCTACGGCAACGCGTCGTGGACCCTGAAGGCGGACTTAGTTTCGGGGTTCGTCTGCCGGGTCCTGAATCACCTGGACTCGCGTGGATGCGCTACCGTCATTCCTCAGGAACCAGAACCGGGCGTCCCACGTCGCCCGATGGTCGCGCAGCTCTCCGGTTATGTGCTCCGGGGGCTCGGGGAGCTGCCGCGGGCGAGCTCGCGGCATCCGTGGCGGTTGCATGAGAACTACCTGCTGGACACGGTCCTGATCAGGTATTACGCGATCGATCGTCGGCATCTGCGGTTCGCCTGA